From Xylocopilactobacillus apis, a single genomic window includes:
- a CDS encoding EXLDI protein, with translation MEYKKVQLKVSNDGINEYKSFLGYKIYSTINKSNNDRTITYKRIYQTPRKNFVYYERSDVNWNYWNDKSHYKSNFDPSEIKSNFIFKVVPTLSSLNNYIDENMIQKLQTKLTAGEVVEELDI, from the coding sequence ATGGAATATAAAAAAGTACAGCTAAAAGTTAGTAACGACGGCATTAATGAATATAAATCCTTTTTAGGCTATAAAATTTATAGTACGATCAATAAATCTAATAATGATAGGACAATAACTTATAAAAGAATCTATCAAACTCCAAGGAAAAATTTTGTTTATTATGAAAGATCTGATGTTAACTGGAATTACTGGAACGATAAATCACACTACAAATCTAATTTTGATCCAAGTGAAATAAAATCTAATTTCATTTTTAAGGTTGTACCTACTTTATCTTCGTTAAACAATTATATTGATGAAAATATGATTCAAAAACTTCAGACCAAATTAACCGCCGGTGAAGTTGTTGAGGAATTAGATATTTGA
- a CDS encoding dUTP diphosphatase, producing MRGFKLVSKYQNQNINLPERSSVGSAGYDFEAASDVTIKAHQSEPVLIPTGIKAYMESNEFLLLVNRSGNPRKKGLILPNGVGIVDSDYFDNPGNEGEIFFQVLNIKDEDVTIKKGERIGQGIFMPFLMAENDLADGKRIGGFGSSGD from the coding sequence ATGCGAGGATTTAAGTTAGTAAGTAAATATCAGAATCAAAATATAAATTTGCCAGAACGCAGCAGTGTTGGGTCGGCAGGATATGATTTTGAAGCAGCATCAGATGTTACAATTAAAGCTCATCAAAGCGAACCAGTTTTAATTCCAACCGGGATTAAAGCTTATATGGAATCAAATGAGTTTTTACTTTTAGTAAATCGTTCCGGCAATCCGCGAAAAAAAGGATTGATTTTACCGAACGGAGTCGGGATTGTTGATAGTGATTATTTTGATAATCCTGGTAATGAAGGAGAGATTTTTTTCCAAGTATTAAACATAAAAGATGAAGACGTGACAATTAAAAAAGGTGAACGAATTGGTCAGGGGATTTTTATGCCGTTTTTAATGGCAGAAAATGATCTTGCTGATGGTAAGAGAATTGGAGGATTTGGTTCTTCCGGAGATTAA